A genome region from Chengkuizengella sp. SCS-71B includes the following:
- a CDS encoding CtsR family transcriptional regulator → MRNISDIIEQYLKHILHESEEKVVEIQRNDLADQFNCVPSQINYVISTRFTLEKGYLVQSKRGGGGYIRIQKVMFPSNSSLQNHIFQTIGQQIDQSAAEGLIYQLEDRGIISAREANLFRAAITRDVLTLKLPLRDEIRAKVLKAMLVSLISK, encoded by the coding sequence ATGCGTAATATTTCCGATATTATTGAACAATATCTGAAACATATTTTGCATGAAAGCGAAGAGAAGGTCGTTGAAATCCAACGGAACGATTTAGCAGATCAGTTTAATTGTGTTCCTTCTCAAATCAACTACGTCATTAGTACTCGGTTCACTTTGGAAAAAGGTTATTTAGTTCAGAGTAAACGAGGTGGTGGCGGATACATTCGAATACAAAAAGTAATGTTCCCATCAAATTCATCTCTTCAGAATCATATATTTCAAACGATTGGTCAGCAAATAGATCAATCTGCAGCAGAAGGGCTCATTTATCAACTTGAAGATAGGGGAATTATTAGTGCCCGTGAAGCAAATTTATTTAGAGCTGCAATTACAAGAGATGTATTAACATTAAAGTTACCCTTAAGAGATGAAATTAGAGCAAAAGTTTTGAAAGCCATGCTCGTTTCTTTAATTAGTAAATAG
- a CDS encoding MBL fold metallo-hydrolase: MLELSHHEDVVGAKTVVPAIGFHVNVYFYMIDGLLVDTGPRRGKKDTIPFLKQNNINQVIITHHHEDHTGLAPWIAKDKQIPVYAHQSGLKLCSKKGKMPYYRRYFWGKRAGFNASKLNSTFETDKYKYKVIHTPGHADDHIVLLDEENGRLFSGDMYVLAKPQSIWNFENMPLLMDSLRKLLTYDFSTVFCGHAGILKDGKHKLQLKLNYLEESQAKIKELHKEGKSNKEIANELFPHKNMLNYFSFFDTSPMHLVRSMLS, translated from the coding sequence ATGCTTGAACTCTCACATCATGAAGATGTTGTAGGTGCTAAAACTGTAGTCCCTGCCATAGGTTTTCACGTAAATGTTTATTTTTACATGATAGATGGTTTATTGGTGGATACAGGACCACGCAGAGGAAAAAAAGATACTATTCCTTTTTTAAAGCAAAACAATATAAATCAAGTCATTATTACTCATCATCATGAGGACCATACTGGTTTAGCTCCTTGGATCGCCAAAGACAAACAAATTCCAGTATATGCTCACCAATCAGGACTGAAGCTATGTAGTAAAAAAGGAAAGATGCCATATTACCGAAGATATTTTTGGGGGAAACGAGCGGGATTTAATGCGTCAAAACTTAATTCAACCTTTGAAACAGACAAATATAAATATAAAGTGATTCATACGCCTGGGCATGCTGATGATCATATCGTACTTTTGGATGAGGAAAACGGACGGTTATTTAGTGGAGATATGTATGTATTAGCTAAACCACAAAGTATATGGAACTTTGAAAATATGCCTCTATTAATGGATTCTTTAAGAAAGCTTCTAACATATGACTTTTCTACAGTTTTTTGCGGTCATGCTGGGATATTGAAAGATGGCAAACATAAACTGCAATTAAAACTCAACTATTTAGAAGAATCCCAAGCAAAAATAAAGGAACTGCATAAGGAAGGAAAGAGCAATAAAGAAATAGCCAACGAGCTTTTTCCTCATAAAAATATGTTAAACTATTTTTCCTTTTTTGATACCTCTCCCATGCATTTAGTCAGATCCATGCTTTCCTAA
- a CDS encoding GTP cyclohydrolase II: MTQTKVQSKLQSKVLSILEDKIQMIKTKKGAVYLVGPIQLPINLYGETVTFQWYCWLNCEEATESYERIIEKLSSVNLAEFQQSSVLVYGDFSYGDDAMVRLHSICHTGDIFGSKRCDCGFQLKQSMKLIVDNGTGALFYLANHEGRGIGLFSKAMAYILQENEYDTVDANESLGFVDDSRNYDDAILVLKALRSKPVTLMTNNPKKLEALRNAGLEVSARKPLWGDVSEFNENYLETKIKRSGHLEEEDKCSND, translated from the coding sequence ATGACACAAACGAAAGTGCAATCAAAATTGCAATCTAAAGTTCTATCTATACTTGAAGATAAAATTCAAATGATCAAAACTAAAAAAGGGGCTGTTTATTTAGTCGGTCCAATTCAGTTGCCTATTAATCTTTATGGAGAGACAGTGACGTTTCAATGGTATTGCTGGCTAAATTGTGAAGAAGCAACGGAAAGCTATGAGCGAATTATTGAGAAATTATCTTCTGTTAATTTAGCTGAGTTTCAGCAATCAAGTGTTTTGGTCTATGGTGACTTTTCATATGGTGATGATGCAATGGTAAGATTGCATTCAATTTGCCATACTGGAGATATATTTGGAAGTAAAAGATGTGACTGTGGATTTCAATTAAAACAGTCTATGAAATTGATTGTAGATAATGGAACAGGTGCTTTATTTTATTTAGCTAATCATGAAGGAAGAGGAATTGGTTTATTCAGTAAGGCCATGGCTTATATTTTGCAAGAAAATGAATACGATACTGTTGATGCGAATGAAAGTTTAGGTTTTGTTGATGACTCAAGAAATTATGATGATGCTATACTAGTACTTAAAGCGTTAAGATCAAAACCCGTTACACTAATGACAAACAATCCTAAAAAACTAGAGGCGTTGAGAAATGCTGGTCTAGAGGTTTCAGCAAGGAAACCGCTATGGGGAGATGTTTCGGAGTTTAATGAGAACTATCTTGAGACAAAAATAAAACGTTCAGGTCATTTAGAAGAAGAGGATAAGTGTTCGAATGACTAA
- the ligA gene encoding NAD-dependent DNA ligase LigA has protein sequence MADQLKKMEKLIDEINKYNVHYYTLDQPLISDQEYDRLYDQLVALEKELGVVYPYSPTQRVGGEILKGFSEHRHINRLWSLDKAQTHEDLQAWYKRVMKLVNEYNEKNSDQLLPEPSFVLELKFDGLTLNLTYDQGQLVQASTRGNGVVGESILAQVKTIKTIPLQIPYRDGRLEIQGEGLMYLSVLEKYNETADEPLKNARNAAAGALRNLNPQVTARRNLDAFIYNVGYAEQIQFEDHQEMVSFLKENQFKVNPYIHFIDRLDDVINELENIDQLKSTLDYLIDGAVIKIADMRTREVLGYTEKFPRWAIAYKFKAEEATTTLEEVMWEVGRTGKITPVAKVSAVDIGGVTVQRATLNNEGDIERKGLKYALGSEVYIRRSNDVIPEILGKVSEENDGAEIIIPEHCPSCGTLLVKKGAHLFCENQLGCKPQLIGRMRHFASRDAMDIDTLSIKTITQLYEEREVRDPADLYDLSFDDLIDLERFGEKKANNLLEAIEDSKTKNLIHFLYALGIPNTGITTTKLIAEHYKSLENVMSATQEQLVELHDIGDIVADSIVSFFQNPIIKSSIERMLDSGVNPELEVEQTGEIIDNIFKDKTIVITGTLHELGRKEAAEELEKLGAKVTGSVSKNTDFLIAGEKAGSKLKKATDLGIQILNEIEFLEQIKYEHKS, from the coding sequence ATGGCTGATCAATTAAAAAAGATGGAAAAACTCATCGATGAAATTAATAAATATAATGTTCACTACTATACATTAGATCAACCACTAATAAGTGATCAGGAATATGATCGACTATATGATCAGCTTGTTGCTTTAGAAAAAGAGTTAGGCGTTGTCTATCCTTACTCTCCAACACAACGAGTGGGAGGAGAAATTCTAAAGGGATTTAGTGAACATCGACATATCAATCGATTGTGGAGTTTGGATAAAGCACAAACCCACGAGGATTTACAAGCATGGTATAAACGAGTGATGAAACTTGTAAATGAATATAATGAAAAAAATTCTGATCAATTACTTCCTGAGCCTTCATTTGTTTTGGAGTTGAAATTTGATGGACTCACATTAAACCTAACTTATGATCAAGGACAATTAGTTCAAGCTTCAACGAGAGGAAATGGTGTGGTTGGTGAGAGTATACTTGCACAAGTAAAAACAATAAAAACAATTCCATTACAAATTCCTTATAGAGACGGGCGTCTAGAAATTCAAGGGGAAGGACTAATGTATCTCTCTGTGTTGGAAAAATATAATGAAACAGCGGATGAGCCTTTAAAAAATGCAAGAAATGCAGCAGCAGGTGCATTAAGAAACTTAAATCCACAGGTCACTGCAAGGCGTAATTTAGATGCGTTTATATATAATGTAGGTTATGCGGAACAAATTCAGTTTGAGGACCACCAAGAGATGGTTAGCTTTTTAAAAGAAAATCAATTTAAGGTAAACCCATATATTCATTTTATAGATCGTTTGGATGATGTGATTAATGAATTAGAAAATATCGATCAATTGAAATCTACATTAGATTATTTAATTGATGGTGCCGTAATTAAAATAGCGGATATGAGAACAAGAGAAGTGTTGGGATATACTGAGAAGTTTCCTCGATGGGCAATTGCATATAAATTTAAAGCTGAGGAAGCAACTACTACACTTGAAGAAGTGATGTGGGAGGTTGGACGTACAGGTAAAATTACTCCCGTTGCAAAAGTAAGTGCTGTAGATATTGGAGGAGTGACGGTACAAAGGGCAACTTTAAACAATGAAGGTGATATAGAAAGAAAAGGATTGAAATATGCTCTTGGATCTGAAGTGTATATTCGAAGATCTAACGATGTCATTCCTGAAATTCTAGGCAAAGTATCAGAAGAAAATGACGGTGCTGAAATCATCATCCCAGAACATTGTCCTTCGTGTGGTACTTTATTGGTGAAGAAAGGAGCTCATTTGTTTTGTGAGAATCAATTAGGTTGTAAACCACAGTTAATTGGACGAATGAGACATTTTGCTTCAAGAGATGCAATGGACATCGATACATTAAGCATAAAAACAATCACTCAGTTATATGAGGAACGTGAAGTTCGTGACCCAGCAGATTTATATGATTTGTCATTTGATGATTTAATTGATTTAGAACGATTTGGGGAAAAGAAAGCTAATAATTTATTAGAAGCGATTGAAGATAGTAAAACAAAAAATTTAATACATTTTTTATATGCATTAGGGATTCCAAACACGGGGATTACGACGACCAAATTAATTGCTGAGCATTATAAAAGTTTAGAAAATGTAATGAGTGCTACACAAGAACAGTTGGTGGAACTGCATGATATAGGTGATATTGTAGCAGATAGTATTGTTTCGTTTTTTCAAAATCCAATTATTAAATCAAGTATTGAGAGAATGCTTGATTCAGGCGTAAATCCTGAATTAGAAGTGGAACAAACGGGAGAGATTATAGATAACATTTTTAAAGACAAAACGATTGTCATCACAGGAACATTACATGAGTTAGGTCGTAAAGAAGCAGCAGAGGAATTAGAGAAGCTTGGAGCTAAAGTTACAGGAAGTGTTTCTAAAAATACAGACTTTTTAATTGCAGGTGAGAAAGCTGGAAGTAAGCTAAAGAAAGCAACGGATCTAGGCATTCAAATCCTAAATGAAATAGAGTTTTTGGAACAGATAAAATATGAACATAAATCCTAA
- the pcrA gene encoding DNA helicase PcrA, whose protein sequence is MNETFDIFKSIESLNEQQKKAVETIEEPLLIMAGAGSGKTRVLTHRIAYLIASTKVAPWNILAITFTNKAAREMKDRVESLVGPTANDIWVSTFHSMCVRILRKDIEKIGFTSNFTILDSTDQLSAVKSCMKELNIDSKKYEPRAVLSAISTAKNELISPERYESTIGDYYQGVISNVYTLYQKKLKKNNSLDFDDLIMKTIELFQKEKEVLEYYQYKFQYIHVDEYQDTNRAQYLLCQMIADLHQRICVVGDSDQSIYRWRGADITNILNFEKDYPDAKVILLEQNYRSTANILNAANEVINNNKGRKPKKLWTDQGEGEKIHLYKADSEHDEGYFIANEIKQNHEKGIKYKDHAILYRTNAQSRVIEEILIKSDIQYQIIGGIKFYDRKEIKDILAYLRLISNPNDDISFQRIVNVPKRGIGAASLDKLEAQAAMEGKSIFTLLEDLSAVDLSSRAKNALQQFKILIDNLSSMTDYLSVTELTEKMLEMTQYREPFIRENTIESKSRLENIDEFLSVTMEFEKRNDDHSLVAFLTDLALIADIDTLDESPSDNEDVSAVTLMTMHSAKGLEFPYVFVAGMEEGVFPHSRTFEDDEELEEERRLAYVGITRAEKQLFLTCAKMRMLYGRTNSNAPSRFLQEIPEELIVDQSPIREYNSFSQSSYGTQSQYRTNSFQNSGSTTFQRQKQSSHVIASEKPVGNFSIGDKVSHKKWGTGTVVAIKGTGDDTELQIAFPAPVGVKRLLAKFAPITKI, encoded by the coding sequence ATGAATGAAACTTTTGATATATTTAAATCGATAGAAAGTTTAAATGAACAGCAAAAAAAAGCAGTTGAAACAATAGAAGAACCATTATTAATTATGGCAGGCGCTGGGAGTGGTAAAACAAGAGTGCTTACTCACCGCATTGCCTATTTAATTGCCTCAACAAAAGTAGCACCTTGGAACATCCTTGCCATCACATTTACTAATAAAGCTGCTAGAGAAATGAAAGATAGGGTAGAAAGTTTGGTAGGCCCTACAGCCAATGACATTTGGGTTTCCACTTTCCATTCAATGTGTGTAAGAATTTTACGCAAGGATATAGAAAAGATCGGTTTCACTTCTAATTTTACAATTTTAGATTCTACAGATCAGTTATCCGCAGTGAAAAGTTGTATGAAGGAATTAAATATAGATAGCAAAAAATATGAACCTAGAGCAGTTTTATCTGCTATTAGTACAGCTAAAAATGAACTCATTTCACCTGAAAGATATGAGAGTACAATTGGAGATTATTATCAAGGTGTAATTTCAAATGTGTATACGTTATACCAGAAAAAATTAAAAAAGAATAACTCTCTAGATTTTGATGATTTAATCATGAAAACCATTGAGTTATTTCAAAAGGAAAAGGAAGTACTAGAGTACTATCAATATAAATTTCAATATATTCATGTGGACGAGTATCAGGATACAAACCGTGCGCAATATTTGTTATGTCAAATGATTGCAGATCTGCATCAACGGATATGTGTTGTTGGAGATAGCGACCAATCCATTTATAGATGGAGAGGTGCAGATATTACGAATATTTTAAACTTTGAAAAAGATTATCCAGATGCAAAAGTCATATTATTAGAGCAGAATTATCGCTCTACAGCCAATATTTTAAATGCAGCGAATGAAGTCATTAACAACAATAAAGGACGTAAACCTAAAAAGCTTTGGACAGATCAAGGCGAAGGTGAAAAAATCCACCTGTATAAGGCAGATTCTGAGCATGACGAAGGTTATTTTATTGCAAATGAAATTAAACAAAATCATGAAAAAGGCATCAAATATAAAGATCACGCTATTTTATATCGTACAAATGCTCAATCACGTGTGATTGAGGAAATATTAATTAAATCAGATATTCAATACCAGATTATTGGTGGAATTAAATTCTATGATCGAAAAGAAATTAAGGACATATTAGCTTATCTTCGCTTAATATCCAACCCCAATGATGATATAAGTTTTCAGAGAATTGTAAATGTACCAAAACGGGGTATAGGTGCCGCTTCGCTGGACAAACTGGAAGCACAAGCAGCGATGGAGGGCAAATCCATTTTTACATTGCTGGAAGATTTAAGTGCTGTAGATCTTAGTTCAAGAGCCAAAAATGCATTGCAACAGTTTAAAATACTAATAGATAACTTAAGTTCTATGACGGATTATTTATCTGTAACTGAATTAACTGAAAAGATGTTGGAAATGACTCAGTATAGAGAACCTTTTATACGTGAGAACACCATTGAATCTAAATCCAGATTGGAAAACATAGATGAGTTTCTTTCTGTAACGATGGAATTTGAAAAACGAAATGATGACCATTCATTAGTTGCTTTTTTAACAGATTTAGCCTTGATTGCTGATATTGATACGTTAGATGAAAGTCCATCAGATAACGAAGATGTCTCTGCCGTCACTTTAATGACAATGCATAGTGCAAAAGGTCTGGAATTTCCTTATGTATTTGTAGCAGGTATGGAGGAAGGTGTATTTCCACATAGTCGTACTTTTGAAGACGATGAAGAGCTGGAGGAGGAAAGACGTTTAGCTTATGTGGGAATTACTAGAGCGGAAAAACAACTGTTTTTGACATGTGCGAAAATGAGAATGTTATACGGTAGAACGAACTCAAATGCACCTTCAAGATTTTTGCAGGAAATACCTGAAGAGTTAATTGTAGATCAATCACCTATAAGAGAATATAATTCATTTAGCCAGTCCTCTTATGGTACGCAGTCACAATATCGAACGAATTCATTTCAAAATTCAGGATCAACTACTTTTCAGCGCCAAAAACAGTCTTCACATGTCATTGCATCAGAAAAACCTGTTGGCAATTTTAGCATTGGGGATAAAGTATCACATAAAAAGTGGGGTACAGGTACAGTAGTTGCTATTAAAGGAACTGGGGATGATACGGAATTGCAAATCGCATTCCCTGCTCCAGTAGGTGTGAAAAGATTACTAGCTAAGTTCGCACCTATTACTAAGATTTAG
- a CDS encoding heptaprenylglyceryl phosphate synthase, giving the protein MIDTIKNWKHIFKLDPDKKISDDHLEKICFSGTDAIIVGGSTGITYDNTYDLFSRIQQYPIPSILEISNQDAIVIGFDLYMIPIVLNASDPDWIIGNHQKAIKKYGDIIPWEDILTEAYVSLNPDATVTKVTNASTDLDEEDVLAYARCAEQLLHMPIFYAEYSGVFGNIEMLKKVKRVLNKTQFFYGGGINTVQKAQKAAEAADTIIVGNVIYQDIELAIETVKIKEESSK; this is encoded by the coding sequence TTGATAGACACAATTAAAAATTGGAAACACATTTTTAAATTAGATCCTGATAAAAAAATATCTGATGATCATTTGGAAAAAATATGCTTTTCTGGAACCGATGCAATCATCGTTGGGGGGTCAACTGGAATCACTTACGATAATACATATGACCTATTTTCTAGAATTCAGCAGTATCCTATACCTTCTATATTAGAAATTTCAAATCAAGATGCAATTGTTATAGGTTTTGATCTTTATATGATTCCTATTGTTTTAAATGCTTCTGATCCAGATTGGATTATTGGCAATCATCAAAAAGCAATTAAAAAGTACGGAGATATCATTCCATGGGAAGATATTTTGACAGAAGCCTATGTTTCTTTAAATCCAGACGCTACAGTTACAAAAGTAACAAATGCCTCTACAGATTTAGATGAAGAGGATGTACTCGCTTACGCTAGATGTGCAGAGCAATTACTTCATATGCCTATTTTTTATGCTGAATATAGTGGTGTATTTGGAAATATAGAGATGTTGAAAAAAGTAAAGAGGGTTTTAAACAAAACACAGTTTTTTTATGGTGGCGGAATAAATACTGTACAAAAAGCACAAAAGGCAGCCGAAGCTGCGGATACGATCATTGTTGGAAATGTCATTTATCAAGATATAGAGTTAGCGATAGAAACTGTGAAAATTAAAGAGGAAAGTTCAAAGTAA